The following coding sequences are from one Bradyrhizobium sp. 200 window:
- a CDS encoding molybdopterin-dependent oxidoreductase has product MIERHHGYCTLCRSRCGSITLVENGRMIGVEPRLDHPTGGALCAKGRAAPELAHSPKRLTKPLRRLGRKDDSDPRWTEISWDEALAEIAERLLSIRAQSGAESVAFAMTTFSGTPIVDSYDWVERFIRCFGSPNLVYAVEVCGWHKDYAHALTFGRGLGVPEYNRADVILLWGHNPARTWLTQASRVADARRRGAKVVVIDPKPDGSGQQADLWLRMRPGADGALAMGAIRHLIETRTYDDEFVRNWTNAALLVDTDTGRFVRASDIMEDAPHDCFVVLGRDSKPAAYDTQRMLPRPADVELESRTTLRTLGGRTIHASTAFSLLATRAREYPVSRVAELTWLGEADVTAFYALLENAPHLAYYTWTGVGQHTNATMTERAIASLFALTGSCDREGGNVWTVLPPMNVINDLSLLPPGQKEKALGLNELPLGPPARGWITARDFSRAVLKGEPYRVRALMSFGTNLAVSQIDTSRNLAALRALEFHVHADMFMNPTAECADIVLPVSMPWEREALRIGFEITQEAVETVQFRSQMLPTLGECRADYDIVMALAVRLGMDAQFFDGDIVAGWNHQLAPLGVTVEDLRGVPDGKRFPQPFGYRKFSATADDVVRGFATPTRRVELYSELLLEHGYDALPNFVEPEDSPAATGSLPLVLTTAKSGWFVHTSHRHVASLRRKSPDPMVEISPALAKARGISNGDWALITTRAGQVALRVRTNTALDHRTVVAEFGWWEECVPLGRESSGVDGPATANINAILRDEQRDPISGSVPLRAVTCDIHPHPTANRGRWSGQRRFKVALATPEGADAMALSLAPCDDLDLPDFLPGQHVVVRLPDHPLARAYSLTGAASARGRLSIAVRCNPERSKAEHETSLSHDLQRLRVGDEILLEAPSGVFTPPVASTRPVILIAGGIGITPFVGYLEAVARARPRSAHSIYLLHGCRRGAEHHLAGRLDELAREIGTLRRITAYSQPSRDDKILRRFDQEGRLDVSAIADVIPARPLAYICGSPSFITSVTETLAALGVPRFDIFSEAFVSRSEIPAQLEPQTVTIASTGQSFVWKPASGPLLDAALAAGLSLPSGCRVGQCESCAVRVTEGHFAYLTEFDGEPDRCLTCQAVPLSALTIAV; this is encoded by the coding sequence ATGATTGAGAGGCATCACGGCTATTGCACCCTCTGTCGCTCGCGTTGCGGGTCGATCACGTTGGTTGAAAATGGCCGGATGATTGGGGTCGAACCGCGTCTCGATCATCCGACGGGAGGCGCGCTGTGCGCCAAGGGCCGCGCTGCACCTGAACTAGCTCACAGCCCGAAGCGCCTGACGAAACCCTTGCGTCGGCTGGGACGCAAAGACGACAGCGATCCCCGATGGACGGAAATCAGTTGGGACGAGGCACTGGCCGAAATCGCCGAGCGTCTCCTGTCGATCCGGGCTCAATCTGGCGCCGAGTCCGTTGCTTTTGCCATGACCACGTTCAGCGGTACGCCGATCGTCGACAGCTACGATTGGGTGGAGCGGTTCATTCGCTGTTTCGGTAGCCCAAACCTCGTCTATGCTGTCGAGGTCTGCGGTTGGCACAAGGATTATGCCCATGCGCTGACCTTCGGACGCGGCCTCGGCGTTCCCGAATATAATCGGGCTGACGTCATCCTGCTGTGGGGCCATAATCCAGCCCGAACCTGGCTGACGCAGGCGAGCCGCGTCGCCGACGCGCGGCGTCGTGGTGCCAAGGTAGTCGTCATCGATCCCAAGCCCGACGGTTCCGGCCAGCAGGCCGATCTGTGGCTGCGGATGCGCCCCGGCGCAGACGGTGCGCTCGCAATGGGCGCCATCCGTCACCTTATCGAGACTCGGACGTATGATGACGAGTTCGTCCGAAACTGGACGAATGCCGCGCTCCTTGTCGACACCGACACCGGCCGCTTTGTCCGGGCGAGCGATATTATGGAGGATGCGCCCCACGATTGTTTCGTGGTCCTGGGCCGCGACAGCAAGCCGGCGGCCTATGACACGCAGCGCATGCTCCCCCGCCCGGCGGATGTCGAACTCGAGTCGCGGACCACACTGCGAACGCTGGGTGGGCGCACCATCCACGCCTCGACCGCTTTCAGCCTTCTTGCAACCCGGGCCCGCGAATATCCCGTCTCCCGCGTTGCGGAACTGACGTGGCTCGGTGAAGCCGATGTGACCGCATTCTACGCACTGCTCGAAAACGCTCCCCACCTCGCCTACTACACCTGGACCGGCGTGGGTCAGCACACCAACGCCACGATGACCGAGCGAGCTATTGCCAGTCTCTTCGCCCTGACCGGATCGTGCGATCGCGAAGGCGGCAACGTCTGGACTGTGTTGCCGCCGATGAACGTCATCAACGATCTATCCCTGTTGCCTCCGGGTCAGAAAGAAAAAGCGCTCGGCCTCAACGAACTCCCGCTCGGGCCGCCCGCACGAGGCTGGATCACGGCCCGCGACTTCAGCCGCGCTGTCCTGAAAGGTGAGCCCTACCGCGTACGTGCTTTAATGAGCTTTGGTACCAATCTGGCCGTATCCCAGATCGACACCAGTCGGAATCTGGCAGCGCTTCGCGCGCTTGAATTTCATGTGCATGCCGACATGTTCATGAATCCTACGGCGGAGTGTGCCGATATCGTGCTCCCGGTCAGCATGCCGTGGGAGCGCGAAGCGCTGCGCATCGGTTTCGAGATAACGCAGGAAGCCGTTGAGACCGTCCAGTTTCGCTCTCAAATGCTGCCCACGCTCGGCGAGTGCCGCGCGGATTACGACATCGTTATGGCCCTGGCCGTGCGCCTGGGCATGGATGCTCAATTCTTCGACGGCGATATTGTCGCCGGCTGGAATCATCAGCTTGCCCCGCTAGGCGTCACGGTCGAGGACTTGCGTGGTGTGCCGGACGGCAAGCGCTTCCCTCAGCCCTTCGGTTACCGCAAATTCTCCGCGACGGCGGACGATGTCGTCAGAGGCTTCGCAACGCCGACCCGGCGCGTGGAGCTATATTCCGAACTTCTTCTCGAGCACGGCTATGACGCGCTTCCCAATTTCGTCGAGCCGGAAGACAGTCCTGCGGCCACGGGAAGCCTGCCGCTGGTGTTGACGACCGCGAAGAGCGGCTGGTTCGTCCACACATCGCATCGTCATGTCGCTTCGCTTCGCCGCAAATCCCCCGATCCTATGGTTGAGATCAGCCCGGCGCTGGCCAAAGCCCGAGGGATTTCGAATGGGGACTGGGCACTCATCACCACCCGCGCCGGCCAGGTAGCACTCCGCGTCCGTACCAATACGGCGCTGGATCACCGAACGGTCGTGGCTGAGTTCGGCTGGTGGGAGGAGTGCGTACCATTGGGGCGTGAGAGCAGCGGGGTCGACGGCCCTGCGACCGCGAATATTAACGCCATCCTGCGGGACGAGCAGCGCGATCCGATCAGTGGCTCTGTGCCGCTTCGCGCCGTCACCTGCGACATCCATCCGCACCCGACGGCCAATCGGGGGCGCTGGTCGGGGCAGCGCCGATTCAAGGTCGCACTGGCAACACCCGAAGGAGCGGACGCGATGGCGCTGTCGCTTGCACCGTGCGACGATCTGGATCTTCCTGATTTTCTGCCGGGGCAGCACGTCGTCGTCCGGCTGCCGGATCACCCGCTGGCGCGCGCCTACTCCCTGACGGGAGCGGCATCTGCGCGCGGCCGCCTGTCGATTGCGGTCCGCTGCAATCCCGAGCGTTCGAAGGCCGAGCATGAGACGTCGCTATCGCATGATCTTCAGCGCCTGCGCGTCGGTGACGAGATTCTGCTGGAGGCGCCATCCGGCGTTTTCACGCCTCCCGTCGCCAGCACGCGACCGGTGATCCTGATCGCCGGTGGCATCGGCATAACGCCCTTCGTCGGCTATCTCGAGGCCGTGGCTCGGGCGCGGCCGCGTTCGGCTCATTCAATCTATCTCCTTCATGGCTGTCGCCGCGGCGCCGAACATCATCTTGCTGGCCGTCTGGACGAGCTCGCGCGAGAGATTGGAACGTTGCGGCGAATCACCGCCTACTCCCAACCGAGCCGCGACGACAAGATTCTCCGGCGTTTCGATCAGGAAGGCCGGCTTGACGTCTCCGCCATCGCGGACGTCATCCCTGCCCGGCCGCTGGCCTATATCTGCGGGTCACCCAGCTTCATCACTTCGGTGACCGAAACGTTGGCGGCGCTCGGTGTGCCTCGCTTCGACATTTTCTCGGAAGCCTTCGTGTCACGGAGCGAGATACCGGCGCAGCTGGAGCCGCAGACCGTGACGATCGCCAGCACCGGCCAGTCATTTGTGTGGAAACCAGCCTCCGGCCCGCTGCTCGACGCGGCG
- a CDS encoding extracellular solute-binding protein: MGALLPSETKAQGAELVVSNWGGDWNERIVKGFENPAFGSSQLRIVHDLAPVPERKAKLLAERRLPRGTVDVTWLSDADAYEMNSQGVLETLDVSRIPSSGHIIEKFRLPYLVPCIYGGVVILYNPAKIPTPPSSFADLWNPKYAGRVGIMDQIYFNYIYAASLANGGTMGDVSKAFPALLDLKKAVQPRLYPSHQTLAAAFQSEEIWISANYSARAVQWEKEGLPIRWSYPKEGAVFISFGAGITKRARNTEAAYQYLEAMLQPKPMGAISVATSYSVATNNAELNPEARKSLEFTADQVAKLNFVDYPYAAKSDPKWVEWWNKEFKA; the protein is encoded by the coding sequence TTGGGAGCCCTGCTCCCAAGCGAAACCAAGGCTCAGGGCGCAGAACTCGTCGTCTCGAATTGGGGCGGTGACTGGAACGAGCGCATCGTGAAGGGGTTCGAGAACCCGGCGTTCGGCTCGTCGCAACTGCGCATCGTCCACGACCTCGCGCCAGTCCCCGAGCGCAAGGCCAAGCTGCTCGCCGAACGGCGGTTGCCGCGGGGTACCGTCGATGTGACGTGGCTCAGCGATGCCGACGCGTATGAGATGAACTCACAGGGCGTTCTCGAAACACTCGATGTATCGCGCATCCCGAGCAGCGGTCACATCATCGAAAAGTTCCGCCTGCCCTATCTCGTACCCTGTATCTATGGCGGCGTCGTTATTCTCTACAATCCGGCGAAGATCCCGACACCGCCGAGCAGTTTTGCCGATCTATGGAATCCGAAATACGCCGGGCGCGTCGGGATCATGGATCAGATCTACTTCAACTACATCTATGCCGCCTCGCTGGCGAACGGCGGCACGATGGGGGATGTCAGCAAGGCCTTTCCGGCCCTGCTGGACCTGAAGAAGGCAGTGCAGCCGCGTCTCTACCCGTCGCATCAGACGCTCGCGGCCGCGTTCCAATCCGAGGAGATCTGGATTTCGGCCAATTACAGCGCCCGGGCGGTGCAATGGGAGAAGGAAGGGCTCCCGATCCGCTGGTCCTACCCCAAGGAGGGTGCCGTCTTCATCTCCTTCGGCGCCGGCATTACCAAGCGCGCACGTAACACCGAGGCCGCCTACCAATATCTCGAAGCCATGTTGCAGCCAAAGCCGATGGGGGCAATTTCGGTTGCAACGTCGTATTCGGTTGCGACTAACAACGCAGAACTCAACCCCGAAGCGCGCAAGAGCCTAGAGTTCACCGCTGACCAGGTCGCGAAGCTGAACTTCGTCGATTACCCCTATGCGGCAAAGAGCGATCCGAAATGGGTCGAGTGGTGGAACAAGGAATTCAAAGCTTGA
- a CDS encoding response regulator transcription factor, with protein MIKRLLLIEDDDTFAILLAAYFKTAGYATERVGSAEVGLRKLDREAWDAIIVDLNLPDEDGIVLIRMLRARSSIPIVVVTGRSEAEDRLVALEIGADDFVPKPFEPRELVLRLNNILRRGDRQAGEAGLRLDCAGGELDLRGRTLLNASGESVDLSAAEFSLLNVLARSQDRALTRAQIIDAVATGESPDSERAIDIRISRLRRKMAQAGLNSSLLRTVRGYGYKLESVGRRGHVRGKAGASSSDA; from the coding sequence TTGATCAAGAGGCTTTTGCTCATCGAGGATGACGATACATTCGCCATCCTGCTCGCCGCCTACTTCAAGACCGCAGGCTACGCCACAGAGCGCGTTGGTTCGGCAGAAGTGGGATTGAGGAAGCTTGACCGCGAGGCGTGGGACGCCATCATCGTAGACCTCAATCTGCCCGACGAAGACGGCATCGTGCTGATACGCATGTTGAGGGCGAGATCGTCGATTCCGATCGTCGTGGTGACAGGCCGGAGCGAGGCCGAGGATCGATTGGTCGCGTTGGAGATCGGCGCCGACGATTTTGTGCCCAAGCCTTTCGAGCCGCGCGAACTGGTGCTGCGTCTCAACAACATCCTGCGTCGAGGCGACCGGCAAGCCGGCGAGGCCGGATTGCGGCTGGATTGCGCAGGGGGTGAATTGGATTTGCGGGGCCGAACGCTGCTTAACGCCTCGGGCGAGAGCGTTGATCTCAGTGCCGCCGAGTTCTCGCTGCTCAACGTGCTTGCCAGAAGCCAGGATCGTGCCTTGACCCGAGCCCAGATCATCGATGCGGTGGCGACCGGCGAGTCGCCGGACTCCGAGCGCGCCATCGACATCCGGATTTCGCGGCTTCGCAGAAAAATGGCGCAGGCGGGGCTCAATTCCTCGTTGCTGCGGACCGTGCGAGGGTACGGCTACAAGCTGGAGTCCGTCGGGCGAAGAGGTCACGTCAGAGGCAAGGCCGGTGCCTCGAGCTCGGACGCGTAG
- a CDS encoding ABC transporter ATP-binding protein — translation MSQITLNNLTKQHGDVTAVDRVSLEIKQGEFIAFLGPSGCGKTTTLRMIAGLTMASEGNIYFGDRDVTYLPPYLRNAGLVFQGYALFPHMSVAQNVAFGLEMRKIDRTEGQRRVMEVLALVKLDHLADRLPRQLSGGQQQRVALARAIVYEPDVLLLDEPLSALDAKLRHEVRSELKRLQSKLGLTTIFVTHDQDEALSIADRIVVMSAGKIEQVGTPRDIYQRPETRFVAEFVGLTNFIVGRVGAADCFHATGGEKLVISADGCGSGITAVAIRPEQINLREREASGRDANSLANSLQVTVEEVTYRGALTEFVVKTNSGLQLIAHRQNDDMSRSAPPQPGDLMVASWPVAATIVF, via the coding sequence ATGTCACAGATAACGCTGAATAATCTTACGAAGCAGCACGGCGACGTTACGGCGGTCGACCGCGTCTCTCTTGAGATTAAACAAGGAGAGTTCATCGCGTTTCTCGGCCCGTCGGGATGCGGCAAAACGACGACGCTGCGAATGATCGCCGGCCTCACCATGGCGAGCGAAGGCAATATTTATTTCGGTGACCGCGATGTCACCTACCTGCCTCCCTATCTACGCAACGCCGGCCTCGTATTCCAAGGTTACGCGCTGTTCCCGCACATGAGCGTCGCCCAGAACGTCGCCTTCGGCCTGGAGATGCGCAAGATTGATAGAACGGAAGGACAGAGGCGCGTCATGGAGGTACTGGCGCTCGTCAAGCTCGATCATCTTGCCGACCGGCTCCCCAGGCAATTGTCGGGCGGGCAGCAGCAGCGCGTCGCTCTCGCACGCGCGATCGTCTACGAGCCCGACGTGCTTCTTCTGGATGAGCCCCTTTCGGCTCTTGACGCCAAGCTGCGGCACGAGGTGCGCAGCGAACTCAAGCGCCTGCAATCCAAGCTCGGCCTGACGACGATCTTCGTTACCCACGACCAGGACGAGGCTCTAAGCATCGCCGACCGGATCGTCGTGATGTCTGCCGGCAAGATCGAGCAGGTCGGCACGCCCCGCGATATCTATCAACGACCAGAGACCCGATTCGTCGCGGAGTTCGTCGGATTGACTAATTTCATCGTGGGACGGGTTGGCGCGGCCGACTGTTTCCATGCCACTGGTGGCGAAAAGCTGGTGATTTCGGCGGATGGCTGCGGAAGCGGGATAACCGCCGTGGCGATACGCCCCGAGCAGATAAACCTGCGAGAGCGCGAGGCTTCCGGCCGTGATGCAAACAGTCTCGCCAACAGCCTGCAGGTGACGGTCGAGGAAGTGACGTATCGGGGTGCCCTCACGGAGTTTGTCGTCAAAACGAACTCGGGATTGCAGCTGATCGCTCATCGACAGAACGACGACATGTCGCGAAGTGCCCCTCCGCAACCAGGCGATCTGATGGTTGCGTCATGGCCAGTCGCCGCCACGATCGTTTTCTGA
- a CDS encoding ABC transporter permease, which yields MNGTLTARADSQAASSTPRSRAGWLLLPSLALVLLGLILPLFLMAKYSVSHFEAGAVVAEGLTLENYVRFFSDPFYLWILLRTLTVAFSCTVVCLLLGLPAAYILSRISHPIIKTALILATVVPLLMGNAVRAAGWMVLLADRGLVNSTLIFTGIISEPVRILYTGSAVVIGLIAVLLPFMIISLQSVFEGIGEIYEEAALSLGARPWKMFFRVLLPLAVPGIFSGCLLCFVLAVNAYATPVLIGGPSFQMMAPKVYEQAIKVYNWPFAASLAFILMGVTFILTVLSSLTLQKRYGTV from the coding sequence TTGAACGGAACTCTCACGGCCCGTGCAGACAGCCAGGCGGCCAGTTCGACCCCTCGATCGAGGGCGGGCTGGCTGCTGCTGCCTAGCTTGGCATTGGTCCTGCTCGGGCTGATCCTGCCGCTGTTCCTGATGGCCAAGTACAGCGTTTCGCATTTCGAAGCGGGCGCGGTCGTCGCGGAAGGGCTGACGCTCGAGAACTACGTTCGCTTCTTCAGTGATCCATTTTATCTCTGGATCCTTCTGCGCACGCTGACGGTCGCGTTCAGTTGCACGGTCGTGTGCCTGCTGCTTGGACTTCCTGCGGCTTACATTCTGAGCCGAATCTCGCATCCCATCATCAAGACGGCACTCATTCTGGCCACCGTCGTTCCGCTGCTGATGGGCAACGCCGTACGCGCCGCCGGATGGATGGTGTTGCTCGCCGATCGCGGCCTGGTGAATTCGACCCTCATCTTTACCGGCATCATCTCCGAGCCGGTCCGGATCCTCTACACGGGCAGCGCAGTCGTCATCGGTCTCATTGCCGTGTTGCTGCCCTTCATGATCATCTCGCTGCAGAGCGTTTTCGAAGGCATTGGTGAAATCTATGAAGAGGCAGCACTCAGTCTCGGTGCTCGCCCGTGGAAAATGTTCTTTCGCGTGCTGCTGCCCCTGGCTGTACCGGGCATCTTCTCGGGTTGCCTGCTGTGTTTTGTCCTGGCCGTCAATGCATACGCGACACCGGTGCTGATTGGCGGCCCTTCATTCCAGATGATGGCACCGAAGGTGTATGAGCAGGCGATCAAGGTTTACAACTGGCCCTTCGCAGCCAGCCTTGCCTTCATTCTCATGGGCGTGACCTTTATCCTGACCGTTCTCTCCAGCCTGACGCTTCAGAAGCGCTACGGGACGGTGTAG
- a CDS encoding response regulator: MEMLALWQWSSRSNRIVWTDPSTPAPLRAGKDRSRSIEGEAQVAINGTTVSLSLLARTAVKDNSAFTGRVVACPACPSAMHGLIFGRKVSRFDASGAIFLQPIDESRHDHDLTGALIEGIEALPEAFVLYDAQDRLLICNEQYRGLYPTVADLMVPGLYFPDLVRESIRRGVFKINEDEEVWAQRRISFHQAGIGFFEQQLSDGRWIQVSERRTASGGVTSIRADITVLKERERDLRTARAQAEGEIAMRAQFIAKVGHELRNPLNVIFGVAQLLEGEGMSKRQKAMMSSLLGAARSMRDVLNDILDVASVNLGHLDIRRETVECRPLLDEMTNIAKLMADQRGLKFHSRMRKDLPDSVATDPRRLRQIILNLLGNAFKYTSSGTIAFAASPGWSDTGEAVIRITITDTGPGIAKDRQDELFVPYSRQKEHIEAGIEGYGLGLSICEELAQAIGARVGLSPAARRGTRAWVEIPLASKDDADPMRAVARPRPPLAARPPLSVLVVDDEQTNLIVVEALLKRLGHKVTTALDGVEGLHALQRDSYDAVLLDISMQEMSGIDVARKIALMDLSGRHPPIIALTGNALPEEVKAYFAAGFTGFIEKPVSLEQLAETLANTRAPEGVSVLQPKDRIRFPQRGDVTGTFDSARLDRMVVDIGRDNVRAIVDAAIATFRKTAAELARRSNDRRKLGRLLHKVHSVAGLFGFVELAAKAFAPKSAGEEEMSRPQAEALRDDLNKAIAQMQAYASELEAPALPLT, from the coding sequence ATGGAAATGCTTGCACTGTGGCAGTGGTCCAGTCGCTCCAACCGGATCGTCTGGACCGATCCATCAACCCCGGCTCCGCTGCGGGCGGGAAAGGATCGTTCGCGGTCGATCGAGGGCGAAGCACAGGTTGCGATTAACGGAACGACGGTGTCGTTGAGCCTCCTCGCGAGAACTGCCGTCAAGGACAATTCCGCTTTCACGGGCCGGGTGGTGGCTTGTCCGGCCTGTCCAAGCGCAATGCATGGCCTGATCTTCGGTCGAAAAGTCAGCAGGTTTGACGCGTCCGGCGCAATCTTTCTGCAACCAATCGACGAGAGCAGACACGATCATGATCTGACAGGCGCCTTAATTGAGGGCATTGAAGCGCTCCCTGAGGCCTTTGTGCTGTACGACGCACAGGATCGGTTGCTCATTTGCAACGAGCAATATAGGGGCCTTTATCCCACCGTGGCAGACCTCATGGTACCTGGTCTGTACTTTCCTGACCTGGTTCGGGAAAGCATCCGAAGGGGCGTATTCAAGATCAACGAAGACGAGGAAGTCTGGGCTCAACGACGAATTTCCTTCCATCAGGCGGGGATTGGCTTCTTCGAACAGCAACTTTCAGACGGCCGTTGGATCCAGGTCAGCGAGCGACGTACGGCATCTGGAGGCGTCACCAGCATTCGCGCTGACATCACAGTACTGAAGGAACGGGAACGTGACCTGCGAACCGCTCGCGCCCAAGCCGAGGGGGAGATCGCGATGCGGGCCCAGTTCATCGCCAAGGTCGGCCATGAACTGCGCAATCCACTAAATGTCATCTTTGGTGTTGCCCAGCTGCTTGAAGGCGAGGGGATGTCCAAGCGGCAAAAGGCCATGATGTCCAGCCTTCTGGGGGCCGCCCGTTCTATGCGCGACGTTCTGAACGACATTCTCGATGTCGCGAGCGTAAATTTGGGCCATCTCGACATTCGTCGCGAAACAGTGGAGTGCCGCCCGTTGCTGGACGAAATGACGAACATCGCGAAGTTGATGGCGGATCAGAGGGGATTGAAGTTCCATTCGCGTATGCGCAAGGATTTGCCGGACTCCGTCGCGACGGACCCCAGACGGCTGCGACAGATCATTCTGAACCTGCTTGGAAATGCGTTCAAATATACTTCTTCCGGCACGATTGCGTTTGCGGCATCGCCGGGCTGGAGCGATACGGGCGAGGCGGTGATACGGATCACCATTACAGACACTGGCCCGGGCATCGCCAAGGACCGTCAAGACGAGCTATTTGTCCCGTACTCCAGGCAGAAGGAACATATCGAAGCAGGCATCGAGGGCTATGGCCTTGGCCTATCTATTTGCGAAGAATTAGCGCAAGCGATTGGCGCCCGGGTCGGCTTGTCGCCTGCCGCTCGCCGTGGGACACGTGCGTGGGTCGAAATTCCCTTGGCAAGCAAGGACGACGCAGACCCGATGCGGGCGGTCGCACGGCCGAGGCCACCCCTTGCCGCCCGTCCCCCGCTCAGCGTTCTCGTCGTAGACGACGAACAGACCAATCTGATCGTGGTGGAGGCGCTTCTCAAGCGCCTCGGCCACAAGGTGACGACCGCACTCGACGGCGTGGAGGGATTGCACGCACTTCAGCGAGATTCCTACGATGCGGTCCTTCTCGATATTTCCATGCAAGAGATGTCCGGCATCGACGTTGCCCGGAAAATCGCACTCATGGATCTCAGCGGGAGACATCCGCCGATTATTGCCCTGACGGGCAACGCTTTGCCCGAAGAAGTCAAAGCCTATTTTGCGGCCGGCTTCACGGGCTTCATCGAGAAGCCGGTATCGCTGGAACAACTTGCCGAGACACTTGCCAACACGCGCGCCCCAGAAGGCGTAAGCGTTCTTCAGCCGAAGGACCGCATACGTTTTCCGCAGCGTGGGGATGTGACCGGTACTTTCGACAGCGCGCGCCTTGATCGCATGGTGGTCGATATCGGTCGTGACAATGTTCGTGCGATCGTCGATGCGGCCATCGCCACGTTCCGAAAGACGGCAGCCGAGTTGGCCAGGCGCTCGAACGATCGTCGCAAGCTCGGACGTCTACTACACAAGGTTCACTCCGTTGCGGGCCTTTTTGGCTTCGTGGAGCTTGCAGCCAAAGCATTCGCGCCCAAATCCGCTGGCGAAGAAGAGATGTCCAGACCACAGGCGGAAGCGCTACGTGACGACCTCAACAAGGCGATCGCACAGATGCAAGCCTACGCGTCCGAGCTCGAGGCACCGGCCTTGCCTCTGACGTGA
- a CDS encoding ABC transporter permease — protein sequence MIGTCVIAFIMVLAPLFAVAWVSFFDNKIISFPPRGYTLNWYVAAWEMERFRDGFLTSLKLGIVATLVSLLVGVPASVVLARGAFRGRELVQSILLAPLIVPGIVAGAALYMFLIEIEIATGVQVAMTFGGLALAHSLIALPWMVRLVTASLIGADRQLEEAALVMGARPLTAFWRVTWPVIRPGVVAGGLFSFIISFVDLEKSLFLVGPGSTTLPIAIVNYLEWSIDPTIAAVATVQIVVIAAGLIVGDRYFKLTRAF from the coding sequence ATGATCGGGACTTGCGTCATCGCCTTCATCATGGTGCTCGCTCCGCTGTTCGCGGTGGCGTGGGTCAGCTTCTTCGACAACAAGATCATCAGCTTTCCGCCCCGAGGATATACGCTGAACTGGTATGTCGCGGCTTGGGAAATGGAACGATTTCGGGACGGCTTCCTGACAAGTCTAAAGCTCGGTATTGTTGCAACCCTAGTGAGCCTGCTGGTCGGCGTGCCCGCTTCCGTCGTGCTGGCTCGCGGCGCGTTTCGTGGCCGGGAACTGGTTCAATCCATCCTGCTCGCTCCCCTCATCGTCCCCGGTATTGTCGCGGGCGCCGCGCTTTACATGTTTCTCATCGAGATCGAGATCGCAACAGGTGTCCAGGTCGCGATGACGTTCGGCGGTCTTGCGCTTGCCCACAGTCTCATTGCTTTGCCGTGGATGGTTCGGCTCGTCACGGCTTCGCTCATCGGGGCCGATCGACAGCTGGAAGAGGCAGCGCTCGTCATGGGCGCCCGTCCGCTCACAGCATTCTGGCGTGTCACATGGCCCGTCATTCGTCCAGGCGTCGTGGCCGGAGGGCTCTTCTCCTTCATCATTTCGTTCGTTGACCTCGAGAAGTCATTGTTTCTGGTCGGTCCCGGGAGCACCACGCTGCCGATCGCAATCGTGAATTATCTGGAGTGGAGCATCGATCCGACGATCGCAGCCGTGGCAACGGTGCAAATCGTCGTGATCGCAGCCGGCCTCATCGTCGGCGATCGCTATTTCAAACTTACGCGTGCATTCTGA